In one window of Leptospira sp. GIMC2001 DNA:
- a CDS encoding DUF1361 domain-containing protein, which translates to MIKIFHLIPFKKQLIVLAFSCLFSLAFIEFRIFYFKNKYNHFLVWNLFLALVPLLIAYVSFIYYKVRRKIDLVLIIFLLIWLLFFPNAPYIVSDFIHLKPKKGIPIWYDICLFYSFSWNGMLSGIMSLRLIQILISDRFNKLIGWLIVLAIAPLASFGIYLGRFYRWNSWDIVNDPVHIIYESLKILGNVYNDIKISSFLLIVSLGILVAYAFVISLGSLNLNSKKEEI; encoded by the coding sequence ATGATTAAAATATTTCACTTAATTCCATTCAAAAAACAATTAATCGTTTTAGCTTTTTCATGTTTATTTAGTTTAGCATTTATTGAATTTAGGATATTCTATTTTAAAAACAAATATAACCATTTCTTGGTTTGGAATCTATTTCTCGCCCTAGTGCCATTATTGATCGCATATGTAAGTTTTATTTATTATAAAGTAAGAAGAAAAATTGATTTAGTTTTAATTATATTTCTTTTAATTTGGCTTTTGTTTTTTCCGAATGCTCCGTACATTGTAAGTGATTTTATACATTTAAAACCAAAGAAAGGAATACCTATTTGGTATGACATTTGTCTTTTTTATTCTTTTTCTTGGAATGGAATGCTTTCGGGTATTATGTCTTTAAGATTAATTCAGATTCTTATAAGTGATAGATTTAATAAACTAATAGGATGGCTTATTGTCCTAGCTATTGCGCCTCTTGCCTCCTTCGGAATATATTTAGGTAGATTTTATCGTTGGAATTCATGGGACATTGTCAACGATCCTGTTCATATTATTTATGAATCTTTAAAAATTTTAGGAAATGTCTACAACGACATTAAGATATCTTCTTTTTTATTAATTGTTTCACTTGGGATACTGGTAGCTTACGCCTTCGTTATATCCCTCGGATCATTAAATTTAAATTCAAAAAAGGAAGAAATTTAA
- a CDS encoding type II toxin-antitoxin system RelE/ParE family toxin, protein MWLIESTIEFDLWIYKQDISIREAILSQLYVLAEKGPNLGRPYVDTIQGTKINNLKELRVQVKLKVIRIFFIFTKDRIGLILNAGDKKGNDRFYEEMIPKAIEIYQKWERENEEIKPKAKKSKTKRN, encoded by the coding sequence GTGTGGCTAATAGAATCAACAATTGAATTTGATTTATGGATTTATAAACAAGATATATCTATTAGAGAAGCAATACTTTCTCAACTATATGTATTGGCTGAGAAAGGTCCTAATTTAGGAAGACCATATGTTGATACTATTCAAGGCACTAAGATTAATAATCTTAAAGAATTGAGAGTCCAGGTAAAGTTGAAAGTAATTCGAATCTTTTTTATATTTACAAAAGATAGAATAGGACTTATTCTAAATGCTGGAGATAAGAAAGGAAATGATCGTTTTTACGAAGAAATGATTCCCAAGGCAATAGAAATTTATCAAAAATGGGAGAGAGAAAATGAAGAAATCAAGCCTAAAGCAAAAAAGTCCAAGACTAAGCGCAATTGA
- a CDS encoding HigA family addiction module antitoxin, with the protein MRKIPNVHPGEILNEEFLVPLNITAYRLAKETKLSPTRISEIINFKRGITADTAIRFSKFFGNSVEFWMGIQDEYEIREGFEKIGKDLKEIRHYKELLTA; encoded by the coding sequence ATGAGAAAGATACCAAATGTTCATCCAGGCGAAATACTAAATGAAGAATTTCTAGTTCCGTTAAATATTACAGCTTATCGGTTAGCCAAAGAGACTAAATTGAGTCCAACTCGAATCAGTGAAATAATAAACTTCAAAAGAGGAATAACTGCTGACACAGCGATTCGTTTTTCGAAGTTTTTTGGAAATTCTGTAGAGTTTTGGATGGGAATTCAGGATGAATATGAGATTCGAGAGGGTTTCGAGAAAATTGGGAAAGATTTAAAAGAGATTAGGCATTACAAAGAACTATTAACTGCGTGA
- a CDS encoding XRE family transcriptional regulator, whose translation MKKSSLKQKSPRLSAIEKIEKSLSKESIDRAKSKSKEILFQINLSELRKSIGMKQEEITSFSQSSLSKLETRKDMKISTLKDYLNSLDMDLEIKAKVRNPQKNRNIKKEYVLLRSI comes from the coding sequence ATGAAGAAATCAAGCCTAAAGCAAAAAAGTCCAAGACTAAGCGCAATTGAAAAGATTGAAAAATCTTTATCTAAAGAAAGTATTGACAGAGCGAAATCTAAATCAAAAGAAATATTATTTCAAATCAATCTCTCTGAACTTAGAAAAAGCATTGGTATGAAGCAAGAGGAGATCACTTCATTTTCACAATCCTCATTGTCTAAATTAGAAACAAGGAAAGATATGAAAATATCAACACTTAAAGATTATCTAAATAGTCTAGATATGGATTTAGAAATAAAGGCTAAAGTAAGAAATCCACAAAAGAACCGAAACATAAAGAAAGAATATGTTTTATTAAGGTCAATTTAG
- a CDS encoding SMI1/KNR4 family protein, which yields MKEYSNKCYEKNKKKNKPTLTIKLDESLKKIKKYLKEKGENHPKGLKNIALNIPSPIIELLKISNGPELNPEVIILSDKELPDFNVEIEYSLKDNDLFSNTSNYLFHFSKSINGDFYSINLNPNSSEYNYIFRFSHEELAPIEKWKNLAEFLNDISNGYYD from the coding sequence TTGAAAGAATACTCAAATAAATGTTATGAAAAAAATAAAAAGAAGAATAAACCAACTCTGACTATTAAATTAGATGAATCTTTAAAAAAAATAAAAAAATATTTAAAAGAAAAAGGAGAAAATCACCCAAAAGGATTGAAAAATATAGCCCTAAACATTCCTTCTCCAATTATCGAATTATTAAAAATTTCCAACGGACCGGAATTAAATCCCGAAGTAATAATATTATCAGATAAAGAACTACCAGATTTTAATGTTGAAATCGAATATTCATTAAAAGATAATGATCTATTCAGTAATACGTCAAATTATCTTTTTCATTTCTCTAAAAGCATTAACGGTGATTTCTATTCTATTAATTTAAATCCAAATTCATCTGAATATAACTATATATTCAGATTTAGTCATGAGGAGCTGGCTCCAATAGAGAAATGGAAAAATTTGGCTGAATTTCTAAATGATATTTCAAATGGCTATTATGACTAA
- a CDS encoding DUF2075 domain-containing protein: MKRSYYQNTVDKFLAEDINSIFGQLAKNHQHDLEDQQKNAWIKQVEFLKSWLNDIDGNIYFEFSIPRMGKRVDNILISKNFIFVIEFKVGDTHYTKDAQYQTIDYCLDLLNFHEGSHDKTIIPILVATKANNAANDIPSAIQLDTCVLCNADNFEHTLKNFLASQTVTQQINIADWENSTYKPTPTIIEAAQALYKGHNVQEISRSDSGAINLSRTAKAINNIIENAKTKKLKSVCFLTGVPGAGKTLAGLNIANERLKADESEHSVFLSGNGPLVDVLREALTRDSVQTAKVYGEKLKKADAEREAKAFIQNIHHFRDDNLKTEKAPIEKVVVFDEAQRAWQKEQVSKFMKAKKGIDDFEMSEPEYLISVMNRHEDWCTIVCLIGGGQEINTGEAGVSEWIESLKQKYTDWNVYYSDKILSEKSTDLNNEDLLNWLQSKGNKETDLHLAVSIRSFRSEKIALFVQHVLENEPEKANYVFNSIKNNYPIFLTRNLNTAKNWLKKNAKGTERIGVVASSGGRRLRADGIDVKNEIEPAIWFLNGKDDVRSSYYLEGVATEFDIQGLEIDFTCVAWDINLYHDNSVWNFQSFKGSKWQNINQDAAKNYLLNSYRVLLTRARQGMIIFVPDVDNTDATRPKDYYDKTFEYFKECGLTII, from the coding sequence ATGAAGAGAAGTTATTATCAAAATACAGTAGACAAATTTTTAGCAGAAGACATAAATTCCATTTTCGGACAGCTTGCAAAAAATCATCAACACGATCTTGAAGACCAACAAAAAAATGCTTGGATCAAGCAAGTTGAGTTTTTAAAATCTTGGCTTAACGACATTGACGGAAATATTTATTTTGAGTTCTCCATTCCCCGAATGGGAAAAAGAGTTGACAATATTTTAATTTCAAAAAATTTCATTTTTGTAATTGAGTTTAAAGTTGGTGACACTCATTACACAAAAGATGCACAATATCAAACAATCGATTATTGTCTTGATTTGTTAAACTTTCACGAAGGTAGCCACGACAAGACAATTATTCCAATTTTAGTTGCAACAAAAGCAAACAATGCAGCAAACGATATTCCAAGCGCAATACAATTAGACACTTGTGTTTTGTGTAACGCAGACAACTTTGAACACACTCTAAAAAACTTTTTAGCATCTCAAACTGTGACACAACAGATAAATATTGCTGATTGGGAAAATAGTACATACAAGCCGACACCAACAATTATTGAAGCAGCACAAGCGCTGTACAAAGGACATAATGTACAAGAAATTTCCAGAAGTGATTCAGGAGCAATAAACCTTTCTCGAACTGCAAAGGCAATAAATAACATTATTGAAAATGCTAAGACGAAAAAACTAAAATCTGTTTGTTTTCTCACTGGAGTTCCGGGCGCTGGAAAAACACTTGCAGGTTTAAACATTGCAAACGAACGATTAAAAGCTGACGAATCTGAGCATTCTGTTTTTCTTTCAGGAAATGGACCTTTAGTAGATGTGCTTAGAGAAGCGCTAACAAGAGATTCCGTTCAAACAGCAAAAGTATATGGCGAAAAACTAAAAAAGGCAGATGCAGAAAGAGAAGCAAAAGCATTTATTCAAAACATTCATCATTTCCGGGACGACAATTTAAAAACAGAGAAAGCGCCGATAGAAAAAGTTGTAGTTTTTGACGAAGCCCAAAGGGCTTGGCAAAAAGAACAAGTTTCAAAGTTTATGAAAGCCAAAAAGGGAATTGACGACTTTGAAATGTCCGAACCGGAATATTTGATTAGTGTGATGAATCGCCACGAAGATTGGTGCACAATTGTTTGTTTAATTGGTGGAGGACAGGAAATAAACACAGGCGAAGCAGGCGTTTCAGAATGGATTGAATCATTAAAACAAAAATATACTGATTGGAACGTTTACTACTCAGACAAAATCCTAAGTGAAAAGTCAACCGATTTAAATAATGAAGACCTTTTGAATTGGTTACAATCAAAAGGAAACAAAGAAACAGATTTGCATTTGGCTGTTTCTATACGTTCGTTTAGAAGTGAGAAAATCGCATTATTTGTTCAACACGTTTTAGAAAACGAACCTGAAAAGGCAAATTATGTTTTCAATTCAATCAAAAACAATTATCCAATTTTTCTAACGAGGAACTTAAACACAGCGAAAAATTGGCTTAAGAAAAATGCAAAAGGGACTGAAAGAATTGGTGTAGTTGCAAGTTCAGGCGGACGAAGATTGCGAGCTGACGGAATTGATGTTAAAAACGAAATTGAACCTGCAATTTGGTTTCTTAATGGAAAAGATGATGTCCGTTCTTCGTATTACTTAGAAGGAGTTGCAACGGAATTTGACATTCAAGGTTTAGAAATTGATTTTACTTGTGTTGCTTGGGACATCAATTTATATCACGATAATAGCGTATGGAATTTCCAGAGTTTTAAAGGTTCAAAATGGCAAAACATTAATCAAGACGCAGCTAAAAATTATCTGCTAAATTCGTATCGTGTTTTGTTGACACGAGCAAGGCAAGGAATGATTATCTTCGTCCCAGACGTTGATAACACAGACGCAACAAGACCAAAAGATTATTACGACAAGACTTTTGAATATTTTAAAGAGTGTGGACTAACAATAATATAA
- a CDS encoding SH3 domain-containing protein, whose protein sequence is MIILGCGSDELKERYVLAKSGVNLRSNPDVNSKILVSIPKNKIVFINLKKCIFSNLNEEKYCWYQSRYLDQTDLFEYKGWIYSLYLGDHIEQVRNSGYWKGNKFIFIEASERGILEILDTDFLPESQDYYKFVSGSISFKEKKFKLKDGSFHLKKEILVKDWTGTPGEYYENRMLVSGKYRNNKLEGQIKLKDYLNDSVDLYYNYEAAGLFVNGYCKSFEISGILGHRMKKAKIKISDPIEYSHKYLMSLMWDTVE, encoded by the coding sequence TTGATTATCCTAGGCTGTGGTTCTGACGAATTAAAAGAAAGGTATGTTTTAGCCAAGTCAGGCGTAAATCTCAGATCAAATCCTGATGTAAATTCGAAGATATTGGTTTCAATTCCAAAAAATAAAATTGTATTTATAAATCTTAAAAAATGCATTTTTTCAAACCTTAATGAAGAAAAATATTGTTGGTATCAAAGTAGATATTTAGATCAAACCGATTTGTTTGAATATAAAGGGTGGATATATTCTTTATACTTAGGAGATCATATAGAGCAAGTAAGGAATTCTGGTTATTGGAAAGGAAATAAATTTATATTTATAGAAGCATCGGAAAGGGGGATATTAGAAATACTTGACACTGATTTTTTGCCTGAAAGTCAAGATTATTATAAATTTGTTAGCGGTTCGATTTCTTTTAAAGAAAAAAAATTTAAATTAAAGGATGGCTCATTTCATCTTAAAAAAGAAATATTGGTAAAAGACTGGACTGGAACTCCAGGTGAATATTATGAAAATAGGATGTTGGTTTCAGGAAAGTATAGGAATAACAAATTAGAAGGTCAAATTAAGTTGAAGGATTATTTAAATGATTCAGTGGATTTATATTACAATTATGAAGCTGCTGGATTATTTGTAAACGGTTACTGCAAATCATTTGAGATTTCCGGAATCCTAGGACATCGTATGAAAAAAGCAAAAATAAAAATATCTGATCCAATAGAATACTCACATAAATACTTAATGTCTCTGATGTGGGATACGGTCGAGTAA
- a CDS encoding helix-turn-helix domain-containing protein, which produces MKTKRKYSDFFENAKKTMSSESIEIAKNKANKILFSMKLSDLRKQSGIKQTDIEGFSQTSISRIEGRDDIKLSTLVDYVHALGMEIEIKVINKKKRNQDKEILLMKA; this is translated from the coding sequence ATGAAAACTAAAAGAAAGTATTCTGATTTTTTTGAAAATGCTAAAAAAACTATGTCTTCTGAAAGTATTGAAATAGCAAAAAACAAAGCCAATAAAATTTTATTTAGTATGAAACTTTCTGATCTTAGAAAGCAATCCGGTATCAAACAAACTGACATTGAAGGTTTTAGCCAAACTAGTATATCAAGAATTGAAGGTAGAGATGATATCAAGTTATCCACCCTAGTTGATTACGTCCATGCATTAGGCATGGAAATAGAAATAAAAGTAATTAACAAGAAGAAAAGAAATCAAGATAAAGAAATTTTATTAATGAAGGCATAA
- a CDS encoding type II toxin-antitoxin system RelE/ParE family toxin, producing MIVSFGDNETRKVFDQEFSRKIPPDIQKRALFKLLMIDNAESEIDLKIPISNRLEQLKGNLKEYYSIRINDQWRIIFKFKKGNSYEVSITDYH from the coding sequence GTGATTGTTTCTTTCGGTGATAATGAAACTAGAAAAGTGTTTGATCAGGAATTTTCACGCAAAATACCACCTGATATTCAAAAACGAGCATTGTTCAAACTTTTGATGATTGATAATGCTGAATCTGAAATCGATCTTAAAATTCCTATTTCGAATAGGTTAGAACAATTAAAAGGCAATTTAAAAGAATATTATTCAATTAGAATTAATGACCAGTGGAGAATTATTTTTAAATTTAAAAAAGGAAATAGTTATGAAGTTTCGATTACGGATTATCACTAA
- a CDS encoding HigA family addiction module antitoxin, whose amino-acid sequence MNKDKRIPTPTIAEILKEEFLEPLEITPYKLSKDLHVSTSTILDIMHGKRKITVEMSLRLAKYFGMSEKFWINLQNDIEMREKREKMKSKLDSIKPLRKSA is encoded by the coding sequence ATGAATAAAGATAAACGAATTCCAACACCAACCATTGCTGAGATATTAAAAGAAGAGTTTTTGGAGCCATTAGAAATTACACCTTACAAACTTTCTAAAGATTTACATGTATCGACTTCAACAATTTTGGACATTATGCATGGTAAAAGAAAAATCACAGTGGAAATGTCGCTAAGATTAGCGAAATACTTTGGCATGTCCGAAAAGTTTTGGATTAATTTACAAAACGATATTGAAATGCGAGAAAAAAGAGAAAAAATGAAATCAAAGTTAGATTCTATTAAGCCATTACGAAAGAGTGCTTGA
- a CDS encoding type II toxin-antitoxin system VapC family toxin encodes MMKEVYLDSDVIIDFLYGREPFFIDSIEIISLIEEKKIKGYISSLIIWNLFYILSKQLNSKKARELIKDFKNLIHIISVDEKIIDFGLNSTIKDFEDSIQYFCARTKDIEYFITRNKKDYPKEGIKVVTPKEFLTLWKV; translated from the coding sequence ATGATGAAAGAGGTTTATTTAGACTCTGACGTCATCATTGATTTTTTATATGGTAGAGAGCCATTTTTTATTGATTCAATTGAAATTATATCACTGATTGAAGAAAAAAAGATCAAAGGATATATTTCATCTTTGATTATTTGGAATCTTTTCTATATTTTATCAAAACAATTGAATTCAAAAAAAGCTAGGGAACTAATTAAAGATTTTAAAAATCTCATTCACATTATTTCTGTTGATGAAAAAATTATTGATTTCGGTCTAAATTCAACGATTAAGGATTTTGAAGATTCAATTCAATATTTTTGCGCTAGAACTAAAGACATCGAATATTTCATAACAAGAAACAAGAAAGACTATCCGAAAGAGGGAATCAAAGTAGTTACTCCGAAAGAGTTTTTGACTTTGTGGAAAGTTTAA
- a CDS encoding type II toxin-antitoxin system RelE/ParE family toxin, with translation MWQILQTEEFEKWFSDLSESVKEDIYANISVLSVHGPTLGRPRVDTVKNSSHKNMKELRVQSSGNPFRIFFAFDPERRAILIIGGNKKGDKRFYEKLIPIADKLFDKYLEDLQ, from the coding sequence GTGTGGCAAATCTTACAAACTGAAGAATTTGAAAAATGGTTTTCAGATTTAAGTGAATCCGTAAAAGAAGATATCTATGCCAATATTAGCGTATTAAGTGTTCATGGTCCTACTTTAGGAAGACCGAGGGTCGATACAGTTAAAAATAGTAGTCATAAAAATATGAAAGAATTGAGAGTTCAAAGTTCAGGAAATCCGTTCAGAATTTTCTTTGCATTTGATCCCGAAAGAAGAGCAATTTTAATTATCGGTGGAAATAAAAAAGGCGATAAACGGTTTTATGAAAAATTAATTCCAATCGCTGATAAACTTTTTGATAAATATTTGGAGGATTTACAATGA
- a CDS encoding DUF6364 family protein, with the protein MNTKLTLSINEEVIQAAKDFAKKNNRSVSKLVEEYLFTLSKQTNSSFGRVPKFTKKYAGILKNHEYFDARKEITEHLDRKYK; encoded by the coding sequence ATGAATACCAAATTAACATTATCAATAAATGAAGAAGTCATTCAAGCTGCTAAAGATTTTGCAAAAAAAAATAATCGAAGCGTCTCGAAACTAGTTGAAGAATACCTATTTACACTTTCCAAACAAACAAATAGCAGCTTCGGAAGAGTACCTAAGTTTACAAAAAAATACGCAGGCATTCTTAAAAATCATGAATATTTTGATGCAAGGAAAGAAATCACAGAACATTTAGATAGAAAATACAAATGA
- a CDS encoding type II toxin-antitoxin system RelE/ParE family toxin — protein sequence MITSFYDKETEKVWNQQFSKKLPTQIQKSAYRKLVMIARSKNIEDLQIPPSNHLEILLGNRKGQYSIRINDQWRICFYWNNGNATSVEIVDYH from the coding sequence GTGATTACTTCTTTTTACGATAAAGAAACCGAGAAAGTTTGGAATCAACAATTTTCGAAAAAATTGCCGACTCAAATTCAAAAGAGTGCTTACAGAAAATTGGTTATGATCGCTAGATCAAAGAACATTGAAGATTTGCAAATACCACCTTCAAATCACTTGGAAATTTTATTAGGAAACAGGAAAGGTCAATACAGTATAAGGATAAATGATCAGTGGAGAATTTGTTTTTATTGGAATAATGGAAATGCAACGTCAGTTGAAATAGTTGACTATCACTAG
- a CDS encoding isochorismatase family cysteine hydrolase — translation MKNALIVIIDPQNDFTHANGQYAKRHSGITFIKRALEKIDVLIKSIEGITKAVIYSDYDINQFEANLSICIPGTFGHKLNLEIKNIDYSFIKKEYSIFSSKEFIDFLWQYKIDTIYISGFLTEYCIRSSIFDAAAQNYSIIVLEDCIGTGDDVQHRNTDFLIDLQKSGIKLTSSEELIKILS, via the coding sequence ATGAAAAATGCTCTGATTGTAATAATTGACCCTCAGAATGACTTTACGCATGCGAATGGACAATATGCAAAAAGACATTCAGGAATAACTTTTATTAAAAGAGCTTTAGAAAAAATTGATGTTTTAATAAAAAGTATTGAAGGTATCACTAAAGCAGTGATTTACTCAGACTACGACATAAATCAGTTTGAAGCAAATCTTTCAATCTGTATTCCTGGAACGTTTGGACATAAATTAAATTTAGAAATAAAAAATATTGATTATAGTTTTATCAAAAAAGAATATAGCATTTTTTCATCAAAAGAATTTATAGACTTTCTCTGGCAATACAAAATTGATACAATATATATTTCTGGGTTTTTAACTGAATATTGCATCAGATCCAGTATATTTGATGCAGCAGCCCAAAATTACAGTATAATAGTTCTAGAAGATTGTATTGGAACAGGTGACGATGTTCAACATCGGAATACTGATTTCTTAATTGATTTACAAAAGAGCGGAATTAAATTAACGTCAAGTGAAGAATTGATAAAAATTCTATCATGA
- a CDS encoding DUF4279 domain-containing protein: protein MEILIKKARNEISKPSLAITQQYLDVNIIDITDGEYTIERIAKFNENTIIYFKISEEKFYLGITIDNSTSEVIHSFIENGNKCYLSCVSYNLSLEQLSKLTKLKYTSGWTKGDFRKDLQSKYDFTRINFELLTSECFDTENAINELLKILETDIPGINNLSSKSDACISICKHQYISSNAGLHIDLKTINRLAKLNLPLDIDTYIVGAKILDE from the coding sequence ATGGAAATATTAATAAAAAAAGCACGTAATGAAATTTCCAAACCGTCTTTAGCTATAACTCAGCAATACTTGGATGTGAATATAATAGATATAACAGATGGCGAGTATACGATCGAGCGAATTGCGAAATTTAATGAAAATACTATAATCTACTTCAAAATATCCGAGGAGAAGTTTTATTTAGGAATCACAATTGATAATTCAACGTCGGAAGTCATACATTCTTTCATTGAAAATGGAAATAAATGTTATCTTTCTTGTGTTTCATATAATCTAAGCTTGGAGCAGTTATCCAAACTTACAAAACTGAAATACACAAGCGGTTGGACTAAGGGTGATTTTCGCAAAGACCTGCAATCCAAATATGATTTTACTAGAATAAATTTTGAACTACTAACTTCAGAATGCTTTGACACAGAAAATGCAATAAATGAACTTTTAAAGATTCTTGAAACCGACATCCCTGGTATAAATAATCTCTCATCAAAAAGTGATGCTTGTATATCTATTTGTAAACATCAATATATATCCAGCAACGCTGGTCTTCATATTGACTTAAAAACAATAAATAGACTTGCCAAACTGAATCTACCACTTGATATCGACACTTATATTGTCGGTGCCAAAATATTAGATGAATAG